A single region of the Marinobacter salinus genome encodes:
- the fliJ gene encoding flagellar export protein FliJ: MLRSRRLEVVLSLEERKEQEALERMGEARNVADQQREQVESLNRYQQEYRDQIRNSQQGVVQVSRLQAWQAFIAQLDQVIQQQQTQLRQVEEVFEARRQEWLKAWERRRGMQKYIETCRQQEQKDQDLRDQKLSDDAAGRAFSRRHR; encoded by the coding sequence ATGTTGAGGTCCCGGCGCCTTGAAGTGGTTCTTTCCCTGGAAGAGAGGAAAGAGCAGGAAGCACTGGAGCGGATGGGTGAGGCTCGCAATGTGGCGGACCAGCAGCGCGAGCAGGTGGAAAGCCTGAACCGCTATCAGCAGGAATACCGTGACCAGATTCGCAACAGCCAGCAAGGTGTGGTTCAGGTCAGTCGTCTCCAGGCCTGGCAGGCGTTTATTGCGCAGCTGGATCAGGTCATTCAGCAGCAGCAAACACAGTTGCGACAGGTCGAAGAGGTGTTTGAGGCTCGGCGACAGGAATGGCTCAAGGCATGGGAACGCCGGCGGGGGATGCAAAAGTACATCGAAACCTGCCGGCAACAGGAACAGAAAGACCAGGACCTACGTGATCAGAAACTCTCGGATGATGCCGCTGGCCGGGCATTCAGCCGGCGTCATCGCTGA
- a CDS encoding STAS domain-containing protein, whose amino-acid sequence MPIQTRRGEDSQTLIISIEGRFDFSTHQAFRDAYEHGDQGIRYYIVDLSETTYLDSSALGMLLLLRDYAGGDSARISIENCNNDVRRILSISNFEQLFAIR is encoded by the coding sequence ATGCCGATTCAGACGCGCCGCGGAGAAGATAGTCAGACCCTGATTATCAGCATTGAAGGTCGCTTTGATTTCAGCACCCATCAGGCTTTTCGTGACGCCTATGAACATGGTGACCAGGGTATCCGGTATTACATTGTGGATCTGTCCGAGACCACTTATCTGGACAGTTCTGCTCTGGGAATGCTGTTGTTGTTGCGGGACTACGCCGGCGGAGACAGTGCCCGAATTTCTATAGAAAACTGCAATAACGACGTTCGCCGTATTCTATCCATATCCAATTTCGAGCAACTGTTCGCCATTCGGTGA